The following are encoded in a window of Osmia bicornis bicornis chromosome 15, iOsmBic2.1, whole genome shotgun sequence genomic DNA:
- the LOC114880558 gene encoding WD repeat-containing protein 20 isoform X2 has protein sequence MAVQLDGGGKEDLKTQFVTREGTYKLMTLSEYSRPNRVGYTNSQGSASVRVSFVTLPDPADPTGTQGLGDRMCFNFGKELYVYVYRGVKKAVDLNKPVDKKLYKGTNPTCHNFNQTTATADSAPLLVGFSTGQIQLIDPIKKELSKLYNEDRLIDKSKVTCIKWVPGSNNLFLVSHSSGQLYLYNEELLCGTTAPHYQSFKSGDGYAIYTCKTKSTRNPLYRWVIGAEGCCINEFAFSPCGSNLAVVSQDGFLRVFQYNTMELVGSARSYFGGFLCVCWSPDGRYVVVGGEDDLVTIWSFHEKRVVARGQGHHSWVSVVAFDPYTTSYGDHDPDFSGSDDETLPHNNHNHFHEKSNRLSTTSQGVHSNRNSCSSELRVSGGTCYRLGSVSQDTQLCLWDITEDVLRQPMCAKQRPSAAGSSTLSTSGTVNSGNGSTTNHHLNNSKHNNLNNVNYKENASGNNESSNNSTSTNTAVSTVNSLTQRLAGLGFGERKGDNHKRNFSLTMRGASNSTIMQNSGGEKTSTTNSNTSSNMNSVSGSLVGANKKVSSVMDDPMRLIGTAWCPRFDECPVLEPLVCKKLAHERLTELVFREDCFVTACQDGYVYTWARPGHMPGIGQVGNALHVVSPAESGGTIV, from the exons ATGGCTGTGCAGTTGGATGGAGGAGGGAAGGAGGACTTGAAAACACAGTTTGTCACGCGGGAAGGAACTTACAAACTGATGACTTTGTCCGAGTATTCAAGGCCAAATAGGGTCGGGTACACGAACAGTCAAGGAAGCGCATCCGTTAGGGTGTCCTTCGTAACTTTACCGGACCCAGCGGATCCTACGGGTACGCAAGGTCTCGGTGACCGAATGTGTTTCAATTTTGGCAAGGAACTCTATGTTTACGTGTATCGAGGAGTTAAGAAg GCTGTGGACTTAAATAAACCAGTGGACAAGAAATTATATAAAGGAACTAATCCAACTTGccataattttaatcaaacaaCAGCAACTGCAGACAGTGCACCATTATTAGTGGGCTTTTCTACAGGGCAAATTCAATTAATAGATCCTATAAAAAAGGAACTTAGCAAATTATATAATGAAGAT AGGTTGATAGATAAAAGTAAAGTGACATGTATAAAGTGGGTTCCTGGATCAAACAACCTCTTTTTGGTATCGCACAGCTCTGGACAATTGTATTTATACAATGAAGAACTTCTTTGTGGTACAACAGCTCCTCATTATCAATCTTTTAAATCAGGAGATGGCTATGCCATATATACTTGTAAAACAAAATCTACAAGAAACCCTTTATATAGATGGGTAATAGGTGCAGAAGGATGTTGTATAAATGAATTTGCCTTTAGCCCATGTGGCTCCAACTTAGCAGTTGTCTCCCAAGATGGTTTCCTAAGAGTATTTCAATACAACACAATGGAGCTGGTGGGTTCAGCTAGAAGTTATTTTGGTGGATTTCTGTGTGTATGTTGGTCACCAGATGGAAGATATGTTGTTGTGGGGGGTGAAGATGATCTTGTGACAATTTGGAGCTTTCATGAAAAAAGAGTGGTAGCAAGGGGTCAGGGTCACCATAGTTGGGTAAGCGTTGTAGCGTTTGATCCTTATACAACGTCCTATGGAGATCATGATCCTGACTTCAGTGGTTCAGATGATGAAACATTACCACATAATAATCATAATCACTTCCACGAGAAGTCTAATCGTCTGTCGACGACTTCGCAAGGAGTTCATTCAAATAGAAACTCTTGTAGTTCAGAGTTGAGGGTATCGGGTGGTACATGCTACAGGCTAGGCAGTGTATCGCAAGATACTCAATTGTGTTTGTGGGATATCACAGAGGATGTGTTGAGACAACCAATGTGTGCAAAGCAAAGGCCGTCCGCGGCAGGTTCTAGTACTCTTTCTACATCAGGAACGGTCAACAGTGGAAATGGCTCAACGACGAATCATCACTTGAACAATTCTAAacataataatttgaataatgttaattacaaaGAAAACGCGAGTGGTAATAATGAAAGTAGTAATAATAGCACGAGTACAAATACAGCAGTATCAACTGTAAATTCATTGACACAAAGGTTAGCAGGCCTCGGTTTCGGTGAGCGTAAAGGTGATAACCATAAACGAAACTTTAGCCTCACTATGAGAGGTGCATCTAATAGCACAATAATGCAGAATAGTGGAGGCGAAAAGACTTCTACTACTAATTCAAATACAAGTAGTAATATGAACAGTGTCAGTGGAAGTTTAGTAGGTGCAAATAAAAAGGTTAGTTCCGTGATGGACGATCCTATGAGATTGATAGGAACTGCCTGGTGCCCTAGGTTCGATGAGTGTCCTGTGCTAGAACCATTGGTGTGCAAGAAGTTGGCGCATGAAAGATTGACTGAATTAGTGTTTAGGGAAGATTGCTTCGTAACAGCGTGTCAAGATGGATACGTCTATACGTGGGCAAGGCCTGGTCACATG CCAGGAATAGGACAAGTTGGAAATGCTCTACATGTTGTCAGTCCAGCAGAAAGTGGAGGTACCATAGTATAG
- the LOC114880558 gene encoding WD repeat-containing protein 20 isoform X1, protein MAVQLDGGGKEDLKTQFVTREGTYKLMTLSEYSRPNRVGYTNSQGSASVRVSFVTLPDPADPTGTQGLGDRMCFNFGKELYVYVYRGVKKAVDLNKPVDKKLYKGTNPTCHNFNQTTATADSAPLLVGFSTGQIQLIDPIKKELSKLYNEDRLIDKSKVTCIKWVPGSNNLFLVSHSSGQLYLYNEELLCGTTAPHYQSFKSGDGYAIYTCKTKSTRNPLYRWVIGAEGCCINEFAFSPCGSNLAVVSQDGFLRVFQYNTMELVGSARSYFGGFLCVCWSPDGRYVVVGGEDDLVTIWSFHEKRVVARGQGHHSWVSVVAFDPYTTSYGDHDPDFSGSDDETLPHNNHNHFHEKSNRLSTTSQGVHSNRNSCSSELRVSGGTCYRLGSVSQDTQLCLWDITEDVLRQPMCAKQRPSAAGSSTLSTSGTVNSGNGSTTNHHLNNSKHNNLNNVNYKENASGNNESSNNSTSTNTAVSTVNSLTQRLAGLGFGERKGDNHKRNFSLTMRGASNSTIMQNSGGEKTSTTNSNTSSNMNSVSGSLVGANKKVSSVMDDPMRLIGTAWCPRFDECPVLEPLVCKKLAHERLTELVFREDCFVTACQDGYVYTWARPGHMVGPLTISSTLHRPHHHSNPYTNINSLRSNDL, encoded by the exons ATGGCTGTGCAGTTGGATGGAGGAGGGAAGGAGGACTTGAAAACACAGTTTGTCACGCGGGAAGGAACTTACAAACTGATGACTTTGTCCGAGTATTCAAGGCCAAATAGGGTCGGGTACACGAACAGTCAAGGAAGCGCATCCGTTAGGGTGTCCTTCGTAACTTTACCGGACCCAGCGGATCCTACGGGTACGCAAGGTCTCGGTGACCGAATGTGTTTCAATTTTGGCAAGGAACTCTATGTTTACGTGTATCGAGGAGTTAAGAAg GCTGTGGACTTAAATAAACCAGTGGACAAGAAATTATATAAAGGAACTAATCCAACTTGccataattttaatcaaacaaCAGCAACTGCAGACAGTGCACCATTATTAGTGGGCTTTTCTACAGGGCAAATTCAATTAATAGATCCTATAAAAAAGGAACTTAGCAAATTATATAATGAAGAT AGGTTGATAGATAAAAGTAAAGTGACATGTATAAAGTGGGTTCCTGGATCAAACAACCTCTTTTTGGTATCGCACAGCTCTGGACAATTGTATTTATACAATGAAGAACTTCTTTGTGGTACAACAGCTCCTCATTATCAATCTTTTAAATCAGGAGATGGCTATGCCATATATACTTGTAAAACAAAATCTACAAGAAACCCTTTATATAGATGGGTAATAGGTGCAGAAGGATGTTGTATAAATGAATTTGCCTTTAGCCCATGTGGCTCCAACTTAGCAGTTGTCTCCCAAGATGGTTTCCTAAGAGTATTTCAATACAACACAATGGAGCTGGTGGGTTCAGCTAGAAGTTATTTTGGTGGATTTCTGTGTGTATGTTGGTCACCAGATGGAAGATATGTTGTTGTGGGGGGTGAAGATGATCTTGTGACAATTTGGAGCTTTCATGAAAAAAGAGTGGTAGCAAGGGGTCAGGGTCACCATAGTTGGGTAAGCGTTGTAGCGTTTGATCCTTATACAACGTCCTATGGAGATCATGATCCTGACTTCAGTGGTTCAGATGATGAAACATTACCACATAATAATCATAATCACTTCCACGAGAAGTCTAATCGTCTGTCGACGACTTCGCAAGGAGTTCATTCAAATAGAAACTCTTGTAGTTCAGAGTTGAGGGTATCGGGTGGTACATGCTACAGGCTAGGCAGTGTATCGCAAGATACTCAATTGTGTTTGTGGGATATCACAGAGGATGTGTTGAGACAACCAATGTGTGCAAAGCAAAGGCCGTCCGCGGCAGGTTCTAGTACTCTTTCTACATCAGGAACGGTCAACAGTGGAAATGGCTCAACGACGAATCATCACTTGAACAATTCTAAacataataatttgaataatgttaattacaaaGAAAACGCGAGTGGTAATAATGAAAGTAGTAATAATAGCACGAGTACAAATACAGCAGTATCAACTGTAAATTCATTGACACAAAGGTTAGCAGGCCTCGGTTTCGGTGAGCGTAAAGGTGATAACCATAAACGAAACTTTAGCCTCACTATGAGAGGTGCATCTAATAGCACAATAATGCAGAATAGTGGAGGCGAAAAGACTTCTACTACTAATTCAAATACAAGTAGTAATATGAACAGTGTCAGTGGAAGTTTAGTAGGTGCAAATAAAAAGGTTAGTTCCGTGATGGACGATCCTATGAGATTGATAGGAACTGCCTGGTGCCCTAGGTTCGATGAGTGTCCTGTGCTAGAACCATTGGTGTGCAAGAAGTTGGCGCATGAAAGATTGACTGAATTAGTGTTTAGGGAAGATTGCTTCGTAACAGCGTGTCAAGATGGATACGTCTATACGTGGGCAAGGCCTGGTCACATGGTAGGTCCTCTCACCATCAGCAGCACTCTGCACAGGCCACACCATCATAGCAATCCTTACACCAATATTAATTCCTTGCGATCTAACGATCTATGA
- the LOC114880554 gene encoding ADP-ribosylation factor-binding protein GGA1 isoform X2, translating into MDVVTTSLEALIQRVTNPQNQKPDIAATEAFCVMVTKEPEGIQIGAKLLALHIQSSNEFEALQALSLLDTCMKRCGPSFHAEIGKFRFLNEMIRLVSPKYLGGKTPVLVRQKVLQLLHVWTKEYPREIKIKEAYEMLKKQGVIEDDTILSANGQEDALKISKAKNTIFDDEEKSKLLQKLLQSKNPDDLQAANRLIKTMVKEDERRVQLNSRRIMELESVHNNAKLLSEMLDSYNCSETSKEDLELMKELHQACERLKPIVLRLANETHDNEGMLGDVLAASDELEQVFEKYAAIIVRGECVKFKTDTNISPYLLDLSSPIDNISHESGGTNTNCDATRINNQSDMEVLGDIFSSLGKSENPEISSISNPNLLMTDSIMLPINVLVTSKKDESINIPEKKIDSKARALEELNELGESLLKQSLSGTALNVRSNSGSMQTTTRTSNTEPSTKHDSITFSRGSSSRSSDLLESTNVKNNKTSNIHLESLNNLLSHDVENSPNVIDSDVNEKINTNASNNRLIAWNRVSASSTTENTVSTTEPEIKSLADININLQDIKPGINPPMTVIEEKNGISVVLHFAQDNPRPDVFVIVITTMSKNSKPLSNYLFQAVVPKRCKCRLQPPSGTELPGHNPFLPPSAITQIMLIANPNKFLSIHSTVLLRHRKRLN; encoded by the exons ATGGACGTTGTAACAACAAGTCTCGAAGCTTTGATAC AAAGGGTAACGAATCCGCAAAATCAGAAACCCGATATAGCGGCGACTGAAGCATTCTGTGTGATGGTTACTAAAGAACCAGAAGGCATTCAAATTGGTGCTAAATTGCTAGCACTGCACATCCAGTCGTCTAATGAGTTTGAAGCTCTTCAAGCCCTTAGT TTATTGGATACATGTATGAAAAGATGCGGGCCATCTTTTCATGCTGAAATTGGTaaatttcgttttttaaacgaaatgATTCGTCTAGTTTCGCCAAAGTATCTAGGTGGTAAGACACCAGTTTTGGTACGTCAGAAAGTATTACAGTTGTTACACGTATGGACAAAAGAATATCCtcgagaaataaaaattaaagaagcTTATGAAATGTTAAAAAAGCAGGGTGTTATTGAG GATGATACGATATTGTCAGCAAACGGTCAAGAAGATGCGTTAAAAATATCGAAAGCTAAGAATACAATATTCGACGACGAAGAAAAATCTAAACTACTGCAAAAATTACTTCAAAGTAAAAATCCTGATGATTTACAGGCTGCAAAcagattaattaaaactatGGTGAAAGAG GATGAAAGAAGGGTGCAACTAAATTCACGTAGAATAATGGAATTAGAATCTGTTCACAATAATGCAAAGTTATTATCCGAAATGTTAGACTCGTACAATTGCAGTGAGACTAGTAAAGAAGATCTTGAATTAATGAAAGAATTGCATCAAGCTTGCGAACGATTAAAACCAATTGTACTAAGATTAGCGAACGAAACCCATGATAACGAAGGGATGTTAG GTGATGTGCTTGCCGCAAGTGACGAATTAGAACAAGTATTTGAGAAATATGCTGCAATTATTGTTCGCGGTGAATGCGTCAAATTTAAGACAGATACCAACATCAGTCCGTACTTATTAGATTTATCTTCTCCAATAGACAATATTTCTCATGAAAGCGGTGGTACGAATACAAATTGCGATGCTACCAGAATAAATAATCAATCAGATATGGAAGTCTTAGGAGATATCTTCAGTTCACTAGGAAAATCTGAAAACCCAGAAATCTCATCGATTTCTAATCCAAACTTATTAATGACCGATTCGATTATGCTGCCAATCAACGTTTTGGTCACGAGTAAGAAAG aCGAATCGATCAACATCcctgaaaagaaaatagacAGTAAAGCTAGGGCATTAGAAGAATTGAACGAATTGGGAGAATCTTTGCTTAAACAAAGTTTATCGGGCACGGCGTTAAACGTACGTTCAAATTCAGGAAG TATGCAAACTACAACTCGTACATCAAATACTGAACCTTCAACAAAACACGATTCGATAACTTTTTCACGCGGCAGTTCTTCGCGTTCGTCTGATTTATTGGAATCTACAAATGTAAAAAACAACAAAACGTCTAATATTCATTTGGAATCACTCAATAATCTATTATCTCATGATGTTGAAAATTCTCCAAATGTCATTGATTCTGACGTGAacgaaaaaattaatacaaacGCATCCAATAATCGATTAATCGCGTGGAACAGAGTTTCGGCATCGTCGACAACAGAAAATACAGTCAGTACAACAGAACCTGAGATCAAATCATTAGCagacattaatattaatcttCAAGATATCAAACCAG gTATTAATCCACCTATGACCGTAATCGAAGAAAAGAACGGTATATCTGTCGTGCTTCATTTTGCTCAAGATAATCCAAGACCAGACGTATTTGTAATAGTAATTACAACAATgagcaaaaattcgaaaccacttagtaattatttatttcaagcAGTGGTGCCAAAA agATGTAAATGTAGACTTCAACCACCATCTGGAACTGAATTGCCCGGTCATAATCCATTTCTTCCTCCATCAGCAATTACTCAGATTATGCTAATTGCTAATCCTAATAAG TTCCTGTCGATACATTCCACAGTCTTGCTACGCCATCGGAAGAGgctaaattaa
- the LOC114880554 gene encoding ADP-ribosylation factor-binding protein GGA1 isoform X1 yields MDVVTTSLEALIQRVTNPQNQKPDIAATEAFCVMVTKEPEGIQIGAKLLALHIQSSNEFEALQALSLLDTCMKRCGPSFHAEIGKFRFLNEMIRLVSPKYLGGKTPVLVRQKVLQLLHVWTKEYPREIKIKEAYEMLKKQGVIEDDTILSANGQEDALKISKAKNTIFDDEEKSKLLQKLLQSKNPDDLQAANRLIKTMVKEDERRVQLNSRRIMELESVHNNAKLLSEMLDSYNCSETSKEDLELMKELHQACERLKPIVLRLANETHDNEGMLGDVLAASDELEQVFEKYAAIIVRGECVKFKTDTNISPYLLDLSSPIDNISHESGGTNTNCDATRINNQSDMEVLGDIFSSLGKSENPEISSISNPNLLMTDSIMLPINVLVTSKKDESINIPEKKIDSKARALEELNELGESLLKQSLSGTALNVRSNSGSMQTTTRTSNTEPSTKHDSITFSRGSSSRSSDLLESTNVKNNKTSNIHLESLNNLLSHDVENSPNVIDSDVNEKINTNASNNRLIAWNRVSASSTTENTVSTTEPEIKSLADININLQDIKPGINPPMTVIEEKNGISVVLHFAQDNPRPDVFVIVITTMSKNSKPLSNYLFQAVVPKRCKCRLQPPSGTELPGHNPFLPPSAITQIMLIANPNKETVSLKFMLSYTMDDETFTEMGEVEKLPFF; encoded by the exons ATGGACGTTGTAACAACAAGTCTCGAAGCTTTGATAC AAAGGGTAACGAATCCGCAAAATCAGAAACCCGATATAGCGGCGACTGAAGCATTCTGTGTGATGGTTACTAAAGAACCAGAAGGCATTCAAATTGGTGCTAAATTGCTAGCACTGCACATCCAGTCGTCTAATGAGTTTGAAGCTCTTCAAGCCCTTAGT TTATTGGATACATGTATGAAAAGATGCGGGCCATCTTTTCATGCTGAAATTGGTaaatttcgttttttaaacgaaatgATTCGTCTAGTTTCGCCAAAGTATCTAGGTGGTAAGACACCAGTTTTGGTACGTCAGAAAGTATTACAGTTGTTACACGTATGGACAAAAGAATATCCtcgagaaataaaaattaaagaagcTTATGAAATGTTAAAAAAGCAGGGTGTTATTGAG GATGATACGATATTGTCAGCAAACGGTCAAGAAGATGCGTTAAAAATATCGAAAGCTAAGAATACAATATTCGACGACGAAGAAAAATCTAAACTACTGCAAAAATTACTTCAAAGTAAAAATCCTGATGATTTACAGGCTGCAAAcagattaattaaaactatGGTGAAAGAG GATGAAAGAAGGGTGCAACTAAATTCACGTAGAATAATGGAATTAGAATCTGTTCACAATAATGCAAAGTTATTATCCGAAATGTTAGACTCGTACAATTGCAGTGAGACTAGTAAAGAAGATCTTGAATTAATGAAAGAATTGCATCAAGCTTGCGAACGATTAAAACCAATTGTACTAAGATTAGCGAACGAAACCCATGATAACGAAGGGATGTTAG GTGATGTGCTTGCCGCAAGTGACGAATTAGAACAAGTATTTGAGAAATATGCTGCAATTATTGTTCGCGGTGAATGCGTCAAATTTAAGACAGATACCAACATCAGTCCGTACTTATTAGATTTATCTTCTCCAATAGACAATATTTCTCATGAAAGCGGTGGTACGAATACAAATTGCGATGCTACCAGAATAAATAATCAATCAGATATGGAAGTCTTAGGAGATATCTTCAGTTCACTAGGAAAATCTGAAAACCCAGAAATCTCATCGATTTCTAATCCAAACTTATTAATGACCGATTCGATTATGCTGCCAATCAACGTTTTGGTCACGAGTAAGAAAG aCGAATCGATCAACATCcctgaaaagaaaatagacAGTAAAGCTAGGGCATTAGAAGAATTGAACGAATTGGGAGAATCTTTGCTTAAACAAAGTTTATCGGGCACGGCGTTAAACGTACGTTCAAATTCAGGAAG TATGCAAACTACAACTCGTACATCAAATACTGAACCTTCAACAAAACACGATTCGATAACTTTTTCACGCGGCAGTTCTTCGCGTTCGTCTGATTTATTGGAATCTACAAATGTAAAAAACAACAAAACGTCTAATATTCATTTGGAATCACTCAATAATCTATTATCTCATGATGTTGAAAATTCTCCAAATGTCATTGATTCTGACGTGAacgaaaaaattaatacaaacGCATCCAATAATCGATTAATCGCGTGGAACAGAGTTTCGGCATCGTCGACAACAGAAAATACAGTCAGTACAACAGAACCTGAGATCAAATCATTAGCagacattaatattaatcttCAAGATATCAAACCAG gTATTAATCCACCTATGACCGTAATCGAAGAAAAGAACGGTATATCTGTCGTGCTTCATTTTGCTCAAGATAATCCAAGACCAGACGTATTTGTAATAGTAATTACAACAATgagcaaaaattcgaaaccacttagtaattatttatttcaagcAGTGGTGCCAAAA agATGTAAATGTAGACTTCAACCACCATCTGGAACTGAATTGCCCGGTCATAATCCATTTCTTCCTCCATCAGCAATTACTCAGATTATGCTAATTGCTAATCCTAATAAG GAAACGGTATCGTTAAAGTTCATGTTAAGTTACACAATGGACGATGAAACCTTTACAGAAATGGGAGAAGTAGAAAAATTGCCTTTCTTTTAA
- the LOC114880557 gene encoding target of rapamycin complex subunit lst8 — protein MTGDGTNSTEQVILVTGGYDHTIKIWQPHTGVCQRTAEHTDSQVNALDITPDKYRIAAAGYQHIRMYDLVSNNPNPITNYEGVSKNITGLGFQEEGKWMYTGGEDCSARIWDMRTNSFQCQRIFQVSAPVNCVCLHPNQAELIVGDQSGVIHLWDLRSDHNEQLIPDAEVSVQDIAIDQDGTYMAAVSNKGHCYIWTLTGGVGEEPTRLNPRRKLSAHKRYALRCKFSPDSTLLVTTSADQTARVWKTTDFSEIQVLQHEAKRWVWDAAFSADSQYIFTASSDGVARLWNVSTGTVEREYQGHQKAVTALAFRDEVLSVS, from the exons ATGACTGGGGACGGTACAAATAGTACCGAACAAGTTATCCTTGTAACAGGTGGCTATGATCATACTATTAAAATATGGCAACCTCATACAGGGGTTTGTCAACGTACTGCAGAGCACACAGATTCG caaGTTAATGCTTTAGATATTACTCCAGACAAATACCGGATAGCTGCTGCTGGATATCAACACATAAGAATGTATGATCTAGTTTCAAACAATCCAAATCCAATTACCAATTATGAAGGAGTATCAAAGAACATTACAGGCTTGGGTTTTCAG GAAGAGGGTAAATGGATGTATACTGGAGGTGAAGACTGTTCTGCCCGTATTTGGGACATGAG GACGAATAGTTTCCAATGTCAAAGGATATTTCAAGTATCAGCTCCTGTAAATTGTGTATGTTTACACCCTAATCAAGCTGAACTTATTGTGGGTGATCAAAGCGGCGTAATACACTTATGGGAtctacggtcggatcataatGAACAGCtg ATACCAGACGCTGAAGTATCCGTGCAAGACATTGCGATCGATCAAGATGGTACATATATGGCAGCAGTGAGTAACAAAGGCCATTGTTACATATGGACCCTTACTGGTGGTGTCGGTGAGGAACCTACGCGTCTTAATCCTCGTCGTAAGCTTTCAGCGCATAAACGTTATGCGCTTCGATGCAAATTTAGTCCTGACTCCAC GCTCTTGGTAACCACGTCGGCTGATCAGACCGCGCGAGTTTGGAAAACTAcagatttttctgaaatacaGGTGCTTCAGCATGAAGCGAAGCGATGGGTCTGGGATGCTGCATTCAGTGCAGATTCTCAATATATATTTACTG cCTCTTCCGATGGCGTAGCAAGACTGTGGAATGTATCGACAGGAACTGTGGAACGAGAATATCAAGGTCATCAAAAAGCAGTTACTGCTCTTGCATTTCGCGATGAAGTACTTTCCGTTTCCTAG
- the LOC114880555 gene encoding SAP30-binding protein, translated as MSVQSVALASLTATYTDSEGEDGVEDDLQENSNTPQGAAPHNAQVGQPQAFTSPKSGRSASNSPVVAPSVGGKSSNDLSNAPTLVTDVTSKVQRLVSYFDDTIVSDEEGVVQIPVDGQPFENGRSSSITERSPSCQGEQLVSDNEVDPYGVTIPPEPPGQCPAELQEKITKLFRKMESGGLDMNKVIQQRKDFRNPSIYEKLIQFCSINELGTNYPPDRFDPFKWGKDSYYEELAKVQKAEMDKLEKARKEKTKIEIVSGTAKRPNSSSTSEDDAKKRKSKWDQVATGATVSVKPTVLLSQPTLTTLTSSATGTKATVISAFGSLPKKRL; from the coding sequence ATGTCTGTACAAAGTGTTGCTCTGGCATCTCTCACGGCCACCTATACCGACTCGGAGGGCGAAGACGGGGTGGAAGACGACCTTCAGGAGAATTCGAACACTCCCCAGGGGGCCGCCCCGCATAATGCCCAAGTCGGTCAGCCCCAGGCTTTCACCAGTCCCAAATCTGGCAGATCAGCCTCAAATAGTCCCGTCGTTGCTCCCAGCGTCGGTGGCAAGTCTAGTAACGATTTGTCGAACGCGCCCACCTTAGTAACAGATGTAACATCTAAGGTGCAAAGATTGGTTTCATACTTTGATGACACAATAGTCTCCGATGAGGAGGGAGTGGTGCAAATACCGGTCGACGGACAACCTTTTGAAAACGGAAGGTCCTCCTCGATTACGGAACGCTCTCCCTCTTGTCAAGGAGAACAGTTAGTTTCAGATAATGAGGTTGATCCATATGGCGTCACTATACCACCCGAGCCACCGGGGCAGTGTCCTGCAGAATTACAAGAGAAGATAACAAAACTTTTTAGGAAAATGGAGAGCGGCGGTTTGGACATGAACAAAGTTATACAACAAAGAAAGGATTTTAGAAATCCGTCTATTTATGAAAAACTTATTCAGTTTTGTAGCATCAACGAGCTGGGCACCAATTATCCACCAGATAGGTTTGATCCGTTTAAATGGGGTAAAGATTCTTATTACGAGGAACTGGCCAAGGTACAAAAAGCGGAAATGGATAAACTTGAAAAAGCTAGGAAGGAGAAgacaaaaattgaaattgtttctGGTACAGCTAAGCGACCAAATAGTTCTAGTACGAGTGAAGATGACgctaagaaaaggaaaagtaaATGGGATCAAGTGGCAACTGGAGCCACTGTTTCGGTAAAGCCTACCGTTTTATTGTCTCAGCCGACTCTTACCACTTTGACCTCGTCTGCGACTGGCACCAAAGCAACGGTAATATCTGCTTTTGGATCTTTACCAAAGAAAAGACTGTAA